The Marasmius oreades isolate 03SP1 chromosome 2, whole genome shotgun sequence genomic sequence agcagcagcagccgcACCAGCCTTGACTCCCATCGATATAGGTACAGCCGTTGCCGTGGGTTGCCCAGCCGATACACCATGAACACCATTCATACCTCCACCACCCACATTCAAGCCAGAAGCACCCACAATAGCAGAAAGTCTCGCAATCTCTGCTTGTGAACTGACAAGAGCAGCCGTCAGTCGTTCATTTTCAGTCGTCAGTTTTTCTACATTCGCTTGTAGTTTTTGTAACCATTCTTTTTTGCGTTGTCGACATTTGAGAGCGGCTGCGGGAAGAGATGTAATATAGATAAAGATTCTTATAATAGAAATGATTCGTACCTTGTCGATTCCTTTCCAAAAAGTTTCtccgcttttcttcttccgttTCCGGCTTCTTCTGACCTCCCTTTTGCGTTGTCGTCGATGACGATTTACTTATCATCGGCGTCACGTCCATATCCATATCCATATCgacatcatcgtcatcctcctcttcgtcatCTGTGCTCTTTCTCCGCGTCGACCTCCGTTTTCGACTAGAAGGTGggggaggtggtggaagaATCGAACTTTTACGCTTTGTCCCTCGCTTTGACGATGTTCCTGCTGGTTCAATAGAGGCAATGGATGTCGAtgcgttgttgttgttgttgctgttgttgttggtaGCACCAGCAGGACCACCCGTCGCAGCGCGAGCTTCTTCTTCACGTTTGGTAAGCTCTTGATGAGCTTGAGACAGTAAAAAGAGACCGTTGGCAGCGGTCGCTGCAGCGGCGTTGGCGGATTGCAAGTAGGAACCGCTACTGGTGTTGTTattgttgctgttgttgttACTGTTGTTGGAGGCGTTACTGGACGTGTTTTCGTTATTGTCTGGAGGATGATACTGCGCGTTCAATGCACCTGTTATGGCATTGAGAGTGTTTGGGGTGATCGTAGGCCCCGTAGGGGGATTGTTGTGCATGAGAGCCAAGAACGCAGCCGTGTTGGGACTAGCAGGGAAAGCGACGGGTCCGCCGACGAGTGGGGTCAGACCGGTACCAGGTGTGAGTCCTGTTCTGGGAGTAAGCCCTGTCCTTGGGGTTAAACCGGTACGAAACGAGTTGGGATCAAAATCGATATGGTGGTGAGGATGGTGTTGGGATGGAgcctgttgttgttgctgctgaGGACCTGCTAGCATAGCAGGGGAAAGAGGGCCTGAACGAAGGGAGTTTGCGAGCGACGAGTTGAAAGCCCATGGATAGGACTGGTCGGCGGGACTGCTGATGGAGGCGAGAGGGGGGAGGACGGGACGGGGGGAAGTGGACTTTTGAGTCTCTGACGGGGACTCTGATTTTGTGTCGGTGGAGGTGTTGGGGGAGGCACCTCTGACGTTGGAGGGCGCAGAGAAGGACTGCTCAAACGGATTGGGTTCAAGATCAAAGTCGGAGCGTTTTCTGAGGGGCACTGGCTTTGGGGGACTCGGAGACTTGGATTTCGGAGTCATGACGCTGGGGGAAAAAGGGAAGAATCAAATGACATCGTCTGACGTAGCGTTATATCATTACTACAATACAAACAAGCTTAAATAATCCGGCCGGCTCTTCCGCCGGCTTACTCTTCCTTCAGACTCGTGCTCGCCAGTGTGGGTGACGACTCTGCTGACGACGTCGGACTCGACCTCCCACTCTTCGTTACCTCTGCCAGCTCTTTCCTCAGTGCTTCCAACTCGCGTTCAAACCTGCCAACAACAGCACCAGTCAGTCGCAGCAGCCAACCCAGGCAACCACTTACTTTCGCCCAAACACCTCAATGTAATAGCCTCCTCCGTTCCACGCACTCACCCCAAATATCCCAATCAGAAACGCCCCAGACCAGAATGGAGAGTCGTACAACACATACACAGCCGGCACTTCCGTCAAGATCGTATACACCAGCTGTCCTGCTATAAACGTCGGTATCCGGTATTCGATTGGAATCCCTGCAAACGCCCGTCCGATCACCCCTCGTTTCTCGTTTATCAGAAACGAAAACGACGTCGTCCGTTGTCCGGATTTGATCTTGGCCCATCGGTCCACCATCACGAATTTGTAATAGAGCAGTTGCCAGATGAGATCTAGTAAACAAATGTCAGCACCACCCCAAACAAAAGCGTGACCGCGTACATATCCCTCCACTCAACATAATCGCCCTGACCGGTTGCATATGCGGCAACTCTCTCAACGCTGGAAATCTCTCCTCCGCATTCGGATAAAAGTGCCTAGAGGCGACTCGTCagtaacaaagtcaaaaagaagaaaaaagatcCACCCACCGGATAACCGTAAACGTAAACGGAGGATACAAGTGAATGAACAAACTCGTCACTTTATCCAAATCATGAAACACCAAACTATTCCTCCAAGTCACAACCGCACTCCCCAAACTCCCCATCGTCAAACAATAGCAACTCACAAACAACGCCGCGTTCTGCGGAAGAACCCACATCCAGAACAGATTCAGAAAATTCACAAAGTAGCATAGGTCAAACAAGAAATAATGCCACATCTTTTTCTTGTACAGGTAGACCCGGAACGAGAGCAGGTAGAACGATAGCACCGTGTATGTCGTCGGTATCCACTCCGGTGCCAGTGAAAACATGAGAGACGAGAATAGGAGAGTCATCACTCCGACGAAAAACGACACTTTTTCGCGGGTACGAACCACTTTGGCCGATTGCCAGGTGGACGACAGTTTGGTCATTCGTTGGGAAACCTAGTGGACGTCGTCACTTGGTCTTACGTCTTTTGTGTGATTTAGATTTATCCGCACCTTTAACTTGAAATTCTTAACCTCTTCCGCAATTTGTTCTCCAGGCGCGAGTGAGAGATCTCTCATCCGGTTCTGAGTTTCAGTAGCTTTGAGTTTGAGTCTATCGCTGTGCTTTTGGAGTTTGCGTTGGAAAAGGTCGACATGAGAATCGAAATACGTTTCGAGGGTGTCTGCCCTTTGTAatgagtttttttttttttggattTGAATGCCCAATTCGGGGGAAACCTCACCTAAAAGTGTGAACCCATCCGACATTTCTTCTCGTAAAGCGACGAATCGTTCGAAAGGGCTTTTGAGCCCATTCGTTGGCGTGTCGGTCATGGTGGATGGTAGTAGCTTGGGTGCCACGACCACGACCTAAAACCATAAAAGCATGTGATTACATCATCCCTCTCCCTTCCTTTCATCGCTCAAGTCGGAATGCTTGGAAAACTAGGTTCGTTTCATATTATGTGGGCTTACTTACCTTCCTAACCGACCTTTTCCATTACAGTCCATCTAGGCTTCGATGCCCTTCTCATAAGCGCTTTCTTGGCTGGTGTCAAGAGAACGACGGGTCTGACGTACGTATAAGCTAGGTATCtaggttgagattgagattaaaaccttttctttttttttcagacCAGCACTTACACGGGTACCCAATAAAGATATCCGACGTTAGTCTCTGTCTTCTCGGCTTTTTTTACTCATCTCTTTATCACCCACCGCAGAACTATTGAGAACCTACCTAGAATTCGGCGAATACGCATTCGACTTGGCCGTTGTGTTTTTCGGGGTAAGTCTTGCTCGACTGGTTAACCTCCACTATTTTCCTCATGTGCAAAAAACAGAGGTCGAGTTCGTTTGAACGGAGACGGTGATCGATGATCCCCCCTGTATCCCTAATGTGTAATCGCATCACTTGTATACTAGCCGTTTTCACAATCCCACTTCTCATTATAAAACCGACGCGTACTCTATCTAGTAAGATATATACTTTCCCCCTCAATCCCTAGCCTTCCCCTCAGTAGAAACATAAAACTCGTAATTCCTACTAACCTTCTCCCAATCCACCACAGCCCAAAACCTCTTAACCCACTCTTCCTTCCCCCAAACACCATACCCAGCACTCATCCATGCATGTTCATGTACGGAAAGACAGAGAAGCGGGTAGAGTTTTTCACCCATGAGGTATAACTCTGTTCTTTTGAAACCTCGTGTGGGTGTGGTAGGATCTCCGCCGTAGAGTCCTGCTTGTTCGTATTCGCCACCgctgggtggtggtggtgggaggtGGGCAGAAAGAGTGCTATGGAAGCTACGTGTGTGGGGAGGTTGGGATCCAGGTCCGGAGGAGGTAGGAGATACTCCGGATGCAGGAGACGAGGGTGTAACTCCTGGAAGTGGTTGTTTTTGCGTCGGCGTCGGCGTGGGTGAAGTCGAAGAACTCTCCTCCGCACTTGCACCCTCAAAGTGCTTCATCTCATCCACAAACTCCTTCGCATACGGATCCCCAGGCCGGATATTCTGTCCCCTCAAGCTCTGAAGCATGTCCAACCCCAATTCGGAATCAAAAGTAGGAGCCATATACGTCCTACTCCTCACCAACATCGTTCCAGGTCCAAACGTGGGGAGGACGGCTATATTCCCTCCTGCGTCTGTAACGAGCCATACATGTCCACTTGTGAACATCCCCAACGCAGCGGATGAGAATGTGGATTTGAGTTGAGCTAAAGAACCGTGTTGGGAGCGGATTTGGGtttggaggtggagggagaTGGTGTGTTGGTGGTCGGAACTGTCGGAGGGGATGGGTTTGAGGTGTTCGAGGAAGAAATGGTTGTTGAGGGCTAGACTGGCGTAGTTGAAGGCTAGGACGTGGTGTCGTTCCGTAGAGGTTTTTATGATGGTGTCTACGACGGACATTCCTTCCAGTTCCGTGCCTTTGGGGAGAGAGAGTAAATGTGAGCCCGTACAAAGGGAGGGAGAAAAGGGACACGGACCTCGGACTTCTTCGTTTAGTCTATCTAGTAACCCTTGTTGGTACTCAACAGCGACAGTGTGTAATGCTGGAGGTGGGAGGAACTCTCCCAAACCTTCTTCTAGTCGGTATTTTAGTTGAACGGGAGTGTGTAGTGCACGAACATAGCTGAGACGTCCGTGTATATGACACCCACGGAAGAGAAGACGTGAGGTTGAGCAGCGTAGCCGGCTCAACAtttctctcttttttttttgggccTCAAGTGCTTTTTGGAAAGACGCGCCTCAGATATTTGGAGTCGTGTTTGGCAACGCCTTCCGCTCTCACGCGACGTGTCGCAGCAGCAACACAACTTTGAACTCTCAAGTCCAACGTCGTACCGTACACTCATTTCCAACAAACCAGTCAAAATGGCACCCAAATCCAACACACACCAAACCACAAACACCCAAACCCAAGCCCCTTCGACTCAACAAACCCTCCACCTCCTCTGGTCCTCGTACACCAACCAAACCCCCACTCGCCTCAAATTCATCGATAGCTTCCTTGTTTTTCTCATGTTGGGTGGAGTACTACAATTCCTTTATTGCATTCTCGTTACGGATTTCCCGTTTAACGCGTTTTTGGCTGGGTATGAGGTCTCACCGTGTGTGTTGATATAACTCTACTGACGAGAAACggtcttctaaggtttggaAGTACTGTTGGACAATTCGTTTTAGCTGCGTCGTTGAGGGCGCAGGTGAATCCGGAGAATAGGTTTAGAGGCGAGTTTAAGGATGTTTCCCCGGAGAGGTGAGTTTTCTTTCGTTATTTCTCTCCTTTACTTCACATACTGACACGGACGTAAACCCCCGCTTTAGGGCCTTTGCGGATTTTGCATTCGGATCGATAGTGTTACATTTCTTTGTGTTCAACTTTTTGGGATGAAAAGAGAGTGCTGTGTTACTCCGAGTGGTTGCGCGGGGATGTCGGAAGTTGAGGAGGGATTGTTGCGAAACCGAAGACTGGAAATAGTTGAAACATTCCAACTCTGTGTATGTTGATCAATCTACTTGGTTCTTTCCGTCAGGCAAAGGTTGGAATCATCGCTTTAGAGCTCGGTGGGTCGGCCGGACTTTCCATGGCCCAAGGATACCTTTTCCTCGTCGTTGACCGCGACTCTTTCCTCGGACCTAGGTGAGATTGTAGATATCAGATTGGAACCAGAAATCAAAACCCACCGGCAGTGGCGAGAGTCTGTTATAAGTGGTCCAGATGTCCCTCGGCCTAAGTGACAACATGCTCCTGTGGTCACGGACCACTTGATCTCGGAAATTGAAATTCTCTTTTTAGCTCTAGCCTCAAACCGACTAAACGACCCACCAtggcctcctcctcctcctactTCCACAAATCGCCTCAAACCGTCTTCGATGATATTCAATATCAGATGACTCTCGAAAAAGAGACTTTGACAGAGCTGGTCAAGACTTTTCTCAAGGAGTTCAAGATCGGATTGGAGAATTATAATCATCCAATGGCTATGATGTGCGTGTTGTCGTAAAAGCCTGAGCTTGAGGCTAATGTTCACTTGCGATCCAGTCCATCCTTCGTAACTGGTGTTCCGGACGGTACTGAGACTGGGTGAGTTTGCAATACGACGCACAAGGAACAGCcatccttgacctttgtttTTCTCAGAGTATTCCTTGCCCTCGATCTTGGTGGAACGAATCTGTGAGCACTCATATACATACTTACTCAGCCTCGCGATGCTCATTCACCGCCTACTCCAGCCGCGTCTGCGAAGTCACTCTCAACGGCGACAAGACCTTTGACCTTCGTCAACAGAAATACAAGGTCTCGGATACTCTGAAGACTGGGGAAGCTACAGTTTTGTTTGGTGTGTTTTACCCTCCATATCGCCGCCCAATCTGACTGACTTTTTCCCCCTCGACCCAAAAAGACTACCTTGccgcctccgtagacgcctTCCTCACCTCACATGCTCCCCCGGCCAATTTCAACCCCAAACACGACGTAGTCCATCTCGGTCTCACATTCTCATTCCCAGTCGAACAAACCGCTCTTGATTCTGGTAAGATTTTGACGTGGACTAAAGGTTTTTCGGCGAAAAACGCGGTTGGGCATGACGTGGTCAAATTACTTCAAGATGCGTTTGATAGGAAACATATGCATGTTAAATGTGTAGCGCTTGTGAACGATGTGAGTTTTTCTTGGATCGCGGTCTAGCCTTCTTTTAAATACTCGAAATACAGACGGTTGGCGCCCTTCTTTCACGCTCTTACACCGCAGGAGGATGTATTTTGGGTAGCATTTTCGGAACAGGCACGAATGGAGCGTACGTTGAGGATGTCAGTAAGTAGCTCCCTTTTTCTGGGTGTCTTTCTCTCTCAGACTTCGGCTAACCGCCGGAAAAACTCAAGCCAACATCTCCAAACTGGGACCTAATCACCCAGCAATCGCCAAAGGAGGCAAGATGGTCGTCAATACTGAATGGGGAGCATTCAACAATTCCCGTAGTCACCTTCCATTCACCCCATTTGACAATGCACTCGATCGGATGTCCATCAACCCTCGATTCCAAGCGTTTGAGAAATTTATATCTGGGATGTACCTCGGGGAAATTACCCGACtcattcttctttctttgatCGATGCCGCACCTAGAGCGTTGTTGTTTAAAGGGAAGGCACCGAAAGCTTTAAACAGTCAGTGGGGGGTTGACACGTCTGTGATGAGTGACATCGAGTCGGCTTGGCAAGGAGGGGAGAagactgagactgtgattgAGTTGGATAAGACGTTGCCTAAGCTTGGAGAGTTTGAGGTGGATAAGCTTCCGGAGGGTGTGAAGGAGAGATTGGAGAGGGTTAGGAGAGTGGTTGTTGAGAAATTGCACTTTGAAGATTCGGAGGTGGAATTGGTTGATGCGGCGATTGTGAGGTGGGCGTGTCATTTGGTGGCTAGGAGGGCTGGTTTGTTGAGTGGAGTTGCGGTTGCGGCGGTGCTTATTCAAACTGGGAAGGCCAAGTTGGGTGGTGAAGAGAAGATTGGGGTTGGGGTCGATGGAAGGTATTACTTTTCTGCCTTATCTGTGTCCCCTCTGTGCCCGTACTGAAGAACTTTGATTTCTTAGTTTGATTCAGTTCTACCCAAATTTTGAGGGTACGATGAGAGAATCACTGCGTCATCTGGTTGGTGAAGTCGAGAAGCGTGTTGACATTGGGTTGGCGAAGGATGGGAGTGGTGTTGGTGGTATGCCTTGttttccttcccctccccCTTTGTCTTACCCCTTCGTGTTCTTCTAGCTGCCCTGTGTGCGCTCCAAGCAGTCAAGCAGATGTAAGAAGTGAAACACAAAGCTATTATCAATTGTGTGTACATGGAATGATGTAAATTCACCTGGCTGCCACTATATAGTTCTTCTTTCAATGTATTTTACTGTGCTCATATATATTAACAACCTAGTGCTCGGGTAGAGTCAGTTAAAAGAGTTCACGCTATCCTCAAAGATTCAGGACCTCAACCAACTGTGTCCTTAATCCACTTCTTCACCACCTTCTCCGCAATCTCCAAATTATTCTTCTCCATAAACATCATATGACCATTTCCAAAAATCCCGACTTCAGGTAGATTGGTATGTTTCACGGATACTCCAGCCTGTTGCAAGAACCTGACTGTACAATTGTCGTACATCGCATGAAAGCTCGATTCAGACGTGACCACCGTGACCGGTACCTTGGCCAGATTGACGAGCTGTTTTGCAGGTTGTGCTTGTTCGAAACAAGTCACGTTCGGGATAGAGCTGAATAACACATGGTGTATATCAGATGCAGAGGTAACGGGAGGTGAGAACGTGAGCGGTGTTTCTGTCAACCCGAATGGACGTGCTGGAATGGTGGGAGGGAAGACGGCGTTCATGAAAGGTGGGCCCGACGGTTCGACTGCGATGATGGTTTTGACCAGGTTTGGACGGGCGTCTGCGATTTGCCATCCAAAGGGTCCAGATTCGGAATGCGTCATTAGGATGACAGGCTAGCGACCACAAACAGGTTGATTGATATGTCTTTGGATGAACAGAGAGCAAAAGACTCACTCCAATACGATCCAAGAGTTGAACGGTCGCATTTTTGGTTTTGACCTCAGCCTCAGCTTCAGAGTCTAGAGCCGGAACAGTAGAGGCGTAAAACTCGTCGAAAATTGGGTCTCCCGCGGTCCCATTCCCTGGCCATTGAGTATGTCGACCGGCTAGAGGCCACAAATCGAATAATTCAGGAGCAGTGAAGTGTGTTTCAACGGTGAATACATCAAAACTCGATCGTGAGCCATCTATGCCGTTTTGCCACGGCGAACGTCCTCGCGAAGGTTGGTCGATTAGGTAGAGCTGAGTACAAAAGCAAAGAGTGGTCGAAAGAGGTGATAGAGTGAAAAATGGAGAAGTACCCACCTCAAAACCCTCGCCAAGAAAGAAATCCGCCCAACCCGTTCTCCCGTCGGGTGTGTTTAGAAAGTTCGTACCAGTCATTCCGCGACCATGGATAATCAAGATGGGTAGAGCTTGAGTGACCTTCGCAGGGACAAGATTTTCGACGTATATTTGATGTGCAGCGATAAAGCTTCCATTCACAGTTGAAACATAATCTTCGCCGACGTAGAAGTAATTTCTACGGTGAAGGGTGCCCTGTATTTGAGCAGCAAGAGCTTGGACGATTTGAAACAGGATCAAGATGATCCATGGGAGGGAGGGAGACATGAACATGATGCAGAACACTGACAAAAGCAAAAAGGTGAGGTGTTAAAGGAAGTCCGGGAGAAGTGTTGAAGCGAGAAGTCTATCATTTGGCTTATACTTCTCAGTATCGTACAATGAAGAGGGCATTATCTCTCACGACGCTTGATGCCATGAGAAAGGACGCGGTGGCTTTCAGTAACATGACGAAGCGGGTGAGCATTTTGAACCCGTATCTGAAGTAAGGGAGAGACAGGATTTACATAAACAGTCTGACAGGTGTATCGACGGAGATGATGTACATTCACCTGACTGCCCATCGCTATAGATGTGTAGTTTTTATTTCAATGTATTGTACTGTGCTCATATTTACTAACAACCTAGTGCTCGGGTAGAACCACCGAAAAGGTATCCTCAAAGATTCAGGACCTCAACCAACTATGTCCTTAATCCACTTCTTCACCACCTTCTCTGCAATCTCCAAATTATTCTTCTCCATAAACATCATATGCCCATTCCCAAAAATCCCAATTTCAGGTAGATTGGTATGTTTCACGGATACTCCAGCCTGTTGCAAGAACCTGACTGTACAATTGTCGTACATCGCATGATAGCTCGATTCAGACGTGATCACCGTGACCGGTACCTTGGCCAAATTGACGAGCTGTTTCGCAGGTTCTGCTTGTTCGAAACAAGTCACGTTCGGGATAGAGTTGAATAACGCAGGGTGTATATCGGATACAGAGGTAACGGGAGGTGAGAACGTGAGTGGTGTTTCTGTCAACCCGAATGGACGTGCTGGACTGGTGGGAGGGAAGACGGCGTTCATGAAAGGTGGTCCCATCGGTTCGACTGCGATGATGGTCTTGACGAGGTTTGGACGGGCATCTGCGATTTGCCATCCAAAGGATCCAGATTGGGAATGGGTCAGTAAGATGACAGGCTAGTGACCACAAAAAAGTTGATTGATGTGTCTTTGGATGAACAGAGAGCAAAAGACTCACTCCAATACGATCCAAGAGTTGAACGGTCGCATTTTTGGTTTTGACCTCAGACTCAGCGTCAGAGTCTAGAGCTGGAACAGTAGAGGCGTAAAACTCGTCGAAAATTGGGTCTCCCGCGGTCCCATTCCCTGGCCATTGAGTATGTCGACCGGCTAGAGGCCACAAACCGAATAATTCAGGAGCAGTAAAGCGTGATTCAACGGTGAATACATCAAAACTCGATCGTGAGCCATCTATGCCGTTTTGCCACGGCGAACGTCCCCGCGAAGGTTGGTCGATTAGGTAGAGCTGAGTACAAAAGCAAAGAGTGGTCGAAAGAGGTGATAGAGTGAAAAATGGAGAAGTACCCACCTCAAAACCCTCGCCAAGAAAGAAATCCGCCCAACCCGTTCTCCCATCGGGTGTGTTTAGAAAGTTTGTACCAGTCATTCCACGACCATGGATAATCAAGATGGGTAGAGCTTGAGTAACCTTTGCAGGGACAAGATTTTCGACGTATATTTGATGTGCAGAGATAAAGCTTTCATTCACAGTTGAAACATAATTTTCGCCGATGTAGAAGTAATTTCTGCGGTGAAGGGTGCCCTGTATTTGAGCAGCAAGAACTTGGACGATTTGAAACAGGATCAAGATGATCCATGGGAGAGAGGGAGACATGATGCAGACACCGACAAAAGCAAAAAGGTGAGGTGTTAAAGGAAGTCCGGGAGAAGAGTTGAAGCGAGAAGACTGAGTCGGGAGAAGGGGATATCATTTGGCTTATACTTCTCAGTATCGTACAACGAAGAGGGCATTATCTCTCACGACGCTTGATGACTGAGAAAGGACGCGGTAGCTTTCAGTAACATGACGAGGCGGGTGGGCATTATTGTGAACCCATATCTGAAGTAAGGGAGAGACTGTATCTTACGTCTGCGAAGAAATTAAGGGAGTTAAACAGTCTGACAGGTGTATCGACGGAGGCAAACATGTAACTCACCCCAATCCTTTCTCTAATATCCACCCATGAACCACTTGGTCGACGATTTCATCGCTATTCTTCTCCAAGAACATCATGTGTCCATTCCCATGAAAGCCCAAATTCCCAAGCTCGACGTGATCCACTTTGACCCCAGCCTGCTTTAGGAAATTGACGGTGCAATTGTCATACAATACGTGATAACTAGCCTCCGCAGTAACCACCAGAATCGGAACATCAGCCAAGTTGACGAGTTGTCTCGCTGGAGAAATTTGTTCATAGCAAGCCACATTAGGAATGGAGTTGACTAATTGCGGCGAAAGATCTTTTGGGGACATTAGCGGTGGAGAGAATTGTATTGGCAGCTCTGTGAGTCCGTACGGGCGAAGGGATGCGAAAGGGGGAAAGACGGCGTTGATGAACGGGGGACCTACTGGTTCCAAGGCAATGATAGCCCTGACGAACGAAGGACGTGCATCCCTCAGTAACCAGCCAAATGCACCAGACTGAGAGTGGGTCATGAGTATAACAGGTTGCTAGACAGAGTACCGAATCTTAGTTTTTTATGGAGAGCCAGCACCGTGAAAAAGCACAAACCCCGATACGTTCCAACAGAGCGACTCCAGCATGGCGCATCTTCTGTGATGTTTCTAGATCTGAACTCAAGCTGGGTACCGTCGAAAAGTAGTAGGCGTCAAAGATCGGGTCCCCGGCGACACCGGAACCTGGCCATTGAGTGTGAAGGTCAGCTTGAGgatagagatgataacgagCCGTAGCGGTAAAATGAGATTCAATGTATGTGGTGTTTAATGTCGTCTGAGGACCGTCCACGCTTTTCTGCCAAGGGGATCGTCCTCTGGAAGGTTGGTCAATGAGGTAGACCTGAAGAGCGAAAATGGGTTGAAGATTGCGAAGGGCAAAAACAATAACTCACTTCGTAACCTTGGCTCAGAAAATAGTCTGCCCAACCAGCCCTTCCATCAGGTGTATTTAAAAGATTGATGCCTGTCTGTCCGCGACCACAGATGAACATGAGGGGTAGAGGCCGTGTCACATCAGCAGGAACGAGGTGTTCAACGTAGATTTGCCCGAAAGCGATTTCGGTGTTTGAGTACTCTCCTCCAACGTAGAAGGAGTTCCTAGAGTGTAAAGTGCCCGGAGCTTTACGTCCAAGAGTGAGGCTCAGAGTGACGATCAGCTGAAGATAGATGAACACCGTGCTTGATAACATCTGCTTGGCAGAATTAGTGTAAAATGATAAGCGTCTGAGCGATGTGCGACTCACTGCAGTGTGTAGTATTTGATGAAGTTCTTCCTGGTGTCCTGAGTGTCGAACATGAGTGGGACCTAGACTCAAGAGCGTTCAGAATATTTGTTTGCTTCCGGTCCGCTTTCCGGTTTGGAAAAGCTCGCGTGACGCGCTCTCTCCTCCCATCGCCAATTTCCAGAGACATTGCCCATAGATTCAACCCCAATCTTTACAGCAAGACCTACCCGTGTTACAAACTTGGAGTGTCGATTCGACTAGAAGACCTGCGGAGTTTCTTCCGCAGGTCTCCCAGATGGCGATGAATATAATGCGTGCAGTGAGGCCCTCAAACATTACATTCCAAAGTACACGCACCACCCCACGCTTTCGTACGCCCCGATTTGCGTGCACTTGGATACAAGGCTAACTTCTGGCAATTAGGAAAGTCCATAGCATTGGCTGGCTTCCGCTTAAATTCGGACACACACGCCGGCGTCACCCTCTATGTATTGTCGAACAGATCTCAGAATCTTTTGGACAAGAGCAAGGATCCAGAGTTTTTGCAACAAGTTCGAGATGTTTTCGACCTTGACGCAAAGAAGGAGTTCTTTTGGGAACGGTTGGGCAAGTACCAAGTACTGAGGGAGTTTTAACTCTCGATAATCTGTCTAGTACTCGCAAGTCTTTCACGCCTCTGTCGGTGA encodes the following:
- a CDS encoding uncharacterized protein (BUSCO:EOG09263JCT), with protein sequence MTDTPTNGLKSPFERFVALREEMSDGFTLLDTLETYFDSHVDLFQRKLQKHSDRLKLKATETQNRMRDLSLAPGEQIAEEVKNFKLKVSQRMTKLSSTWQSAKVVRTREKVSFFVGVMTLLFSSLMFSLAPEWIPTTYTVLSFYLLSFRVYLYKKKMWHYFLFDLCYFVNFLNLFWMWVLPQNAALFVSCYCLTMGSLGSAVVTWRNSLVFHDLDKVTSLFIHLYPPFTFTVIRHFYPNAEERFPALRELPHMQPVRAIMLSGGIYLIWQLLYYKFVMVDRWAKIKSGQRTTSFSFLINEKRGVIGRAFAGIPIEYRIPTFIAGQLVYTILTEVPAVYVLYDSPFWSGAFLIGIFGVSAWNGGGYYIEVFGRKFERELEALRKELAEVTKSGRSSPTSSAESSPTLASTSLKEE
- a CDS encoding uncharacterized protein (BUSCO:EOG09265JA7); this encodes MAPKSNTHQTTNTQTQAPSTQQTLHLLWSSYTNQTPTRLKFIDSFLVFLMLGGVLQFLYCILVTDFPFNAFLAGFGSTVGQFVLAASLRAQVNPENRFRGEFKDVSPERAFADFAFGSIVLHFFVFNFLG